AGTCACATCCACGTGCACTTCCAATGTCACCTTCGCTAATGGTGGATTTTCCTAAGCCTATACTCACACAACATTTCACCATTAAAGCCGAATGTTTTAGACATGTTCTTGcagaactacctctcttccaGGATTTAGGTAATATAATATGTGTTCTCGATCGAGTTTTAGGTCAAACTCAATTGTTAAGattgtaaattttatatctaaaccGTATAATATTTAGGTCGAGTGAATTCAGGTAGTGAAGAACAACTTAATTAACTTGTCTTTCTCTATCATAGTTACTGTTACTCCCACGGGATCACAAGTCAAATTCTCAAATGAATTCAAAGAGGTTATTCTTTATCAAGAGGTATTATTTTCGTTCttgagatttaatttttttttctatttagtGCTTGGGGTTgcaaaaattatatatgtaaCCCGAGCTCCACCATATtcagatattgtactctttgggctttcccttgaggcgaccctttcgagctttcccttgAGAGgaccctttcgggcttcccctcaagggtttaaaacgcgtctgttaggggaagatttccacacccttataagtgtggtttgttctcctttcgagcttttccTTGAGAGgaccctttcgggcttcccttcaagggtttaaaacgcgtctgttagaggaagatttccacaccgttataagtgtggtttgttctccttcccaaccaatgtgggacatcacaatccaccccctttcgagctttcccttgAGGGgaccctttcgggcttcccctcaagggtttaaaacgcgtctgttagggggaaggtttccacacccttaaaagtgtggtttgttctcctccccaaccaatgtgggacatcacaatatattGGGTCTCtaaagtttgaatttgatttctaATTAATTCCTAAAGCAGATTTAAATCATCTCGTAAAAGTTGAtaattgtgatatcccacattggttggggaggagaacgaaacaccctttataagggtgtggaaaccttcccctagaaaattcgttttaaagtcttgaggggaagctcgaaaaaaaaaaaccttaccATAATTAATAACTACACTCTGAtgatatgtatttttttaaacgagTTAAACCAAATagaaacaaattttgaatttcaagaaCTAAGAAATCTTCAAGAACGAAATGAATCAAatcttgtttgattttaaaattttgtagaaCATTTGATTAATGTATaaaggtgttggatgatgttACGCAGGCTGGAGAATGTACAATCATGGGTTATGAAGGATGTGTTGATACTCAGTTCAAAGTTGTTCTTAATCCGAGGATGTTTTTCCTTGATTTGTCATCTAAAACGAGCACAAGTATATGGTTTTATAGGACAATGAGTGCTGGTAGCATAATGGCTGTCCCAACTTGTAGAGCGTATGCTATGTATTACATCCATTTTCCTCCGATATGACACGTTGATGAATTATTCGATAAGATCATTGTAATATGGCTTTCTTTTAGTAATCGTCGGATGTAGACTCGAATATATGTTTGTTCACTTTGCACTCGAATGGTTCAATAAGATCATTGTGATATGGTTGTCTTCTCCAAACTCTACCctgatttcaaaatttttaagacCATTAGATGcttgaaaattaaatcttttagGTTAAATCTCTTAAATTTGCTCCACAAATTAAATCTCCTAATCttcttaattatatttgatgtaaCGCTTACGTCTGAATTATATGGGTGCAACACGTGGCACATGAGGAATGGTGAGCGACAAACTCGATTGGGTGTAGGTCCTTTGATTGAATTATGAGTTGTGTGTGGATTAATGGGTTGAAGCCTCAGGTCGAATCGGGTCAGGTCAAGTGTGATACGTCTTTACTGATGGCTCGAAGTGTTGCTCTAGTTGCAAATCGATACGTGTCGTTGGCCTTTACATATGCACTTCCCACTTCGTTGTGCGACGCGTGTCCCACCGGTTACTCCAACTTCCTTCgatccaaaattatttttaacctaTTTTTCTACGTGGTGACCTCTAATCCAACTATTCAAGTATAACTTTTATACAATTTTAGGTCAATCATAGTTCTTAACAATCACATTCAAACTTTCAGAAAAATACTTATTCTTACTGAAGTTGACGTTTTCAAGATCTCCAATTCCAACGTGATTTTTGGTCAAATCCCAACACGAAATCAACGAGTTTCCTTTCTAAATTAACACACTCAGACGTTGGAATTTAAGTCCACCTTAACTCTTAGATTTTGAACGTAAATTAGATCTAAGAAATCAATAAGGAGTGCTTGCCGTGAGAATCTTCGGGCTAATCTCGAACTTGAACAACGGTAGGGGcgcctcctttttcttcttcttcttcctcctcaaaCCCTaggtttctctctctctcggaCACTTTTCCCTTCTACACCTCTTTGACATTCACACTTGAACGCTCTCAATAAAATCCTGAATCTCCAAAAAATAAAGGGacaattaaaagtaaatacgTACGAGATCACAAAGGGGGTCATCTCGAAGAGTTAGCCTCTTGTGGTTTTAGAGggtattaattacttttacaTTCCGAACCTCGATCCCCCGTTGTGTATAAATTCGATCGTACTTGTGTTCATCTCTCTCATCATAATCTAAGCTTCGAAAACCTAAAAGATCGAGTCGTAAACAAGAACGAAGGAGACGTAGGGATGTTATAAAAAACCATTTTCACATTGAAACACCATTTTCCACATTCCCAACACAATGTTCTTCATCAGAATCCAAGATACCGATCCCCTCATGGCTGCAACCTTCCTATTCTCAAACTACATTAACGAAGTAGCCGTCTTTGATTTCACACCCGAAGGCTTCACCATAATTGCCTCAAACCCTTCCCTTCGTTTCATTTCAACATTTTACATTGACAAAAACTCTTGCGTCGACTTTAACATCCCTCAATCACACATTGCAAGCCTTTCCCTTCCACTCTTTCGTGGTGCTATCATGGCTGCCACCCCCGCACGTTTTGATACAATGGCTATCAGTTTTCAAGCCCCTAATCAAATGATCCTTACATTCGAGAATTCAAGTGAGTATCAATTCATATCATAACAACATTGTCAAGAACTATGAATCTTGTTTTCTTTACCTTTCAAgaacatgttttatttgttgcTTTTTATATTGTTAATAGCACCTTCAGGCCCTGTGCCTAACGTGGATCATCAATATGTGCTCGACCTGTCAGCTTCGGAAGCGGTGGATTTACCTCTACCTGTAAATACACAATTTGTCACTGTTAAAGCCCAATATTTTGGACACGTCCTAGCAGAATTACCTTTCTTTCCTGATGATCTAGGTAATATGATGCTTCTTTATTGTTCATATTTACCTTGGGCGTTCACGAGTTGGGTTAGGGTTTTAGTCGAACTCTATAGTTAGAGtcgtaaatttttttgacTTGAAGCAATTCTTATAAACATAAACCAATAGTACCCTAAAGTATTTAGGTTGAGTTGATTTGGATAGCAAAGAAGAACTCTAATGATCccaaaccattttttttttttttttttttgtggtgaGATTCTATAACaattgggaggagaacgaactattgtttataagggtgtggaaacctctccatagtagacgtgatttaaaaaccttgaggggaatcccgTAAGGGAAATGTCAAAGAGGACATTATCCGCtaatggtgggtttggaccgttataaatggtatcagagctggACATTGAGCTATGttagcgaggaggttgagccttgAGGGGagtggacacaaggcggtgtgccagtaaggagatggattgaggggtcctacatcgatgggagaagggaacgagtgacAGCGAAGACGTTAGGCCTCGAagagagtgaattgtgagatcccatatcggttggggaagagaacgaaccattctttataaggttgtggagACAATCTAACATTGGTTGGAGACGAGAATGAAatggtgtagaaacctcttcctagcttatgcattttaaaaactgagaggaagcccgaaagggaaagcccaaagaggacaatatcttctagtggtggacttaggccattacaaatggtatcagaaccaatATCGGACGATATGCTAGCAagaaggctgagccccgaagggggtggatatgAGGTAGTGTACCAGTAAGGGGATGGATTGGGGGTGTcctacattgattggagaagggaacgaatgtcagcgaggacgctgagccccgaaggggatggattgtcaGATTCCACATCGAGGGTGTGCAAACCTCTCCcgagtaaacgcgttttaaaaaccttaacgGAAAGCCCcaaaaaacaatatatgctaTTACATTTTGAATGACCCTAACTTATTGGGCATATTTTTTACTAACTCGTCTTTCTACCATAGTTTGTGTTACTCCAttagacaatatatgctagccgTGGGCTTGAGATATTACATTTTAATACCTCTAACTTATTGTGCATGTCTTTTACTAACTCGTCTTTCTATCATAGTTTGTATTACTCCATCATCTTGGGATGTCAAATTCTCACTTGCATCCATGGAGATTACTCTTACCGAAGaggtattatttttaaaatatttaataataaactattaACTCGTGTTCGTGTTTGGTAAAGTTGATGATAATTAAGGTAATAGAATGATTACGCAGGATGAACAATGTCTAAATCTGggttatgatgatgtttatGATACTGAATTCTACGTTGTTCTTCAGCCGAGGATGTTTTTCCTTAATTTGTCATTTAGAACGACAGCAAATGTATGGTTTTTTAGGACAGACAATATGGGTAGCCTAATGGTTGTCCCAACTAGTGAACCGTATGCTGGATATTTCATCCATTTTCCTCGAATGACACCTTGAAATTTTTGTCTCACAAATTATTCATCCAATACAATATTTGTAGCAACAACTTTCGAACTTTGCAAATGtgacaaaatatttcaaatttgatttttatttctcgGGGTTGATGATAACTATTTCAAAGGTTATCGATCGATTCATAATGctatatggttttttttttttttttaatacatagaAAGAGTCTAAAACGAGAAATTAGATTTTCGGAATTGCTTAACATCACATCAGAATTTCGCCAATTGTAGCCTGGTGGAAGATGTCTAAAAAACGACCAGACAATGAAACtatttttttgtgttgttCATGTgtttcaaaatcataaatttaaaagaaccCTTAGGTGCGATATATCATTTGCTTATCAACATTCATATCGGTATATCATTAATATATCAACATTCATCAACATGAATATCAATCTTATTGATTCACGTTCTAAATGGAATATCGATATTCATATCAAGtatagaaaataaacatttaaattataaggCTTGTTATAAGAGACAAGTTAATAAGAGAAACTAAACACAAGACACAATTTAATAATCCAGTCGGTCGGCTCTGTTCGACGTAGGCGGCTCCTCTTAGCATCATCGCATCTAGCTCATGTTGAACTCTTTGGACTTGTTTCTTACCTTTTCGACCGTTGTGAAAATGTTTTTGACTTTATTGAAGGTAATTAAGGTCAGTATGACCCCTAAAcgatcaatttaaattattttgagctagaagtttgaattatttgaTATGTCTTGATACGAGGGACGGGAAACAAACTTTGAGGAATAGATTTGAGCCAGCTCTAGGAATATTGAGTGACTTCGGCTTAGGCCAACCATATAAATGGCTCTACTGTTGgcttggttggatgaattgtcCTATGTATGATAGCACGTGCCCCATGATCGCCTACACGTGTCATAATTATGAtcgttatgttatgtcatgcTATGCTGTATTATGCTATGTCATATTATGTCATACTATGCTGTGTTGTACTACGTTATGTCATATTATGtcatgatatgttatgttgtaCAATGTTATGTCATGTTTATAAGTTACATTGTAATGTGACTATGCCAAGTTGTAgtaatatgttatgatgatgataatcgATGATGCATAAGCCTCCATAGACCATGACATGTAAGCTATGATGGGTACGAAATGCTTAACAGGAAATTATATATGCATAATTCATAGACTCATTATGTGATAGATGAATGGAGGTTTGACTTGCATTACAAATTTATGTCATGATTTGAAGTCATGGGGACCTCATACATTTTTGTGTGTCAtttgcatcgggatactttcCCGTTATGATAGTACGACGTGTTTCTTACAATTTACTACATTTATGTTTGCCATGATGTTATGTGGACCCTTCCTTATGTGGTGTCCAACAGCCTGTTAGCGAGTGTTAGCCCAATGACCCAGGCCTAAGGGGTACGCGAGCCTGCCTCCATTTGCGCGTGCATGGGTCATGTCTAGAgaagtactatacatccaaccctaccctgACCTAGAAAACTACCTTAAGGGCGTGCcatgatgtttttttaaatgacaGATCCTATCATATTCCATATTTTTGCATTTCTCGACACCAATTATGTggttacttactgagtatttcctAAAATcttcaagccacgtgctactcttatttttcaaatgaagGTATATCAACCCTTAACAGATGACAGCGTCACGATGGATGCCATGGAACCAGTGTTACGGTAATTGCGTTTATGTCTATTTTGGTAGCTCTTAAGTTAGTTCATGACATTGTTTTAAGTTCAAACACCGTTTATGAATTACTTTAAACAAATGCTTTATTTGTCTTCTTTCACGGTTGTAGAAacttcaaaaccctaattccatCCTTCTGAGAGTTCTTCGTGATGTTTGTACTAAACTCGACAAAACATTGTTTCGatagatttacaatttaaacTCTCTCCTAGATAGTTATTGGTCACGTTTGAACCAAACCTCGACTAAACTTCTCTCCGTTCTAAGTTCGTAAACttagaaaccctaattcttcCCGTAAAAAGCAATTTGCAACGTCTAAACAGAACTCGACCAACTTAAACCCTAacccctaaaccctaaaacaaaATCTCTAGAATTCCACCCTTTAAAAGTTGAATAAGATCAACTCATTTAAGTAGTTGAAACACCATTTTTCACATCACCAACACAATGTTCTTCATCAGGATTGAAGACATTAGTCCCATTATGGACGCAACCTTCCTATTCATAGACTTCATTTACGTAGTAGCCGACTTGGATATCACAGAAGCTGGCTTCTCCCTAATGGCCTCAAACCCTTTCCTTCGCTACACTGCAACGCTCTACATTTCCAATGACTTCTGCCTCAACTATTCCCTCATGGATGAGCCTCACAGTGCCAGCATTTCCCTTCCATCCCTTCGTGATGCCATCACGGTTGACGGTGCGGCCCAGTTTGACACAGTGGCTATCAATCTTGAAGACCTCGATCAATTGACCCTTACATTCGAGACATTAAGTGAGTATCTATTAGTACCCCACAACAACATTGCCAAGAACTAACAATCTTGTGTTCTTTAACTTTCAAGaactcacttttttttttttttttttaatactttttgtttaatagCACCTTCAGGGCATGAGCCTTACTTGCGTCAAAATTTGCGGCTATATTCACCTTCCGAACGGGAGGATTTCGGTATACCTATAACGACAAAATATTTCATCGTTAAATGCGATTGGTTTAGACACATCCTATCAGAACTACCGGTCTTCAACGACGATGTAGGTAATATGACTTTTCTTTATGCTTTTGTGTCGACcttgaaagaaacaaatcgattcaaattcttccaatcttttattatttagttgatttttctcaaaaacaaaagtttGTGACTTCCTCGTGTTGAAATAGATTGTGATACCAAAACAACTTTCAACCCTGCCCGACTCCTTTGCTTTTCCAAATCATTTTTCGAATCCgtcttttttcaaatatttaaaatgttattttgtaaaagGCGTTCATGAGTTGGgtcatgtttttattttttttaaaaaaacaatcaacaGTGAATTTGAGAAACTCATGAATCAACTCAactacatttattttaatccaactcaattcaaaaagttaaattaattatgatgcacttaaattaattatgcatgTTTTTATTAACTCGTCTTTCTGTCACAGTTTGTGTTACTCCAATGGCTTCACAAGTCATATTCTCGGTTGTATCTAAAGAGATTATTCTTACTGAAGAGGTACTATATTTTTAACGTGATTCCTAGTATATTCTCGTTCTAATTATACCTATTAGAAATCAGTTTTAAGCTTCAACgacaaattaaaaatctaagTCCAACTTCGAAGATCAAATGAATATGTTAGTTTTGAAATCGCAAGAACGAAATCGAAAGCTAAAATGTAACTCgaagaatgttttattaatGTGTAAAGTTGTTGGTTGATGCTACGCAGGATGAACAATGTATAATTATGGGTTATGAAGAATGTGTTGATACTCAATTCCAAATTGTTCTTCAGCCAAGGATGTTTTTCCATAATTTGTCATTTGAAACGAGTGCACATGTATGGTTTCTTAGGACAATAAATTCTGGTAGCGCAATGCTTTTCCCAGTTGTTAGTTCATATGTTCAATATTTCATCCGTTTTCCTCCGACATGATATGCCCGAAAATTTTGtctgaaaaattattcaatgagaTCACGGTGCATTGTAACGATCTTTCAGTAAACGTTGGATGTAAATCCAAGAATGTCTGTTCACTTTGTACCGTCAAACTTacgataaaaacaaaaaaaaaaaggtagaaTACGTCATCTTTTTGGTCATAAAGTCAACAGGCTACCACCAAGGAGATAATCGGTTTAGCTACCACCGAGTCAACAGGCTACTTCTTTCATCCAATATTGATTAGAAAACTTTTTAAGAGCAACTATCTTTGTCAACATATAAGCAGGATTGTCAGtagtttcaattttcaataaagaaatgtatttttcattaacaatttctcgaacaaaataaaatcaaacatcAATATGCTTTGTATGAGCACGATGGATTTGGTTCTTCGACAAACAAATAGCACTCTGGTTATCACAAAATACTTCTACACGTTTTTAGCAATATCAAGTCATCAACCAAATCATGCATCCAAATAGTTTCTTTAAAAACTTTAGTGACTGTTATATACTCTACTTCGGTGGTAAACAATGCAAAAATAGATTACAATATTGAACGCCAACAAACAGGTCCACCAGCCTTAGTGAACGAATAACCAATAATGGATCAACGCTTATTACTCTCCACTTGTCCCTTGGAAGTAATCGACATGTCATAAACATATAAGACCAATAGATAAACAAGCCATCATCATGTCACCATTCAAGGccgggaaagaaaaaaaatctaatttcatCCCTTGGAGAGTTCGCAAATTTTGGACCAAAcacaatcaaatatttttttgttcgagATTTGTGAGTTCAAAACCAAAAGTTCATTTGTTATTCGAGTTGTTTGGGGGTAAAACTCAAcctaatttgtttttgttcgaAGTTTGAAAAGgtagaaaccctaattttgttCTCTAGAGaaattttgctttttattttgCCAAGTTTGAAATAAAGTATCGTTTCACCTGTAGGGATTAGTGCGTGAGACCGTGATCCACAAACTGACGCATGGANGAGACCGCGATCCACAAACTGACGCATGGGACTCACCCTTGACTTGGGAATGAAGAGGGGAAAGATAGCATGTCACAAGAGCGAGGCGAGGTTTGGAACCCTACTGCGAGGGAGACGCCTCGCGAGCCGGGCTGATATAGATGAGGCCTTTTGGCGAAGCCAAGTTTCACTagagttaaaatttaaactttgttCGCTAGGTATTTTTTACCACATTTAGACCAAGTCTCGACTAAACATGTCTCTCGAAAGTTAGTCCCTATCATAATCCAATTTTCGAAACTTCAAAAAATCGAACTGCGacaaaaggaagaaagcaAAAACAAGTAGAATGAtacaaacaattaaaaatacgaaaaatatggtaaaataCCGTAAATTTTCgcacaaattaaaaatataccGCAACATTGTCAAAatccaaaatgaaaacaatgCAAATAGGTgttcttcaatttatttacaaaatagaAGCCGGATTTCTTAACACCCTCTATGGCAGCACAGCTTTCGAGCAACTTCCCACCTCGACTTGTacctgaaaaaggaaaagagaagcgggtaaatataaaaaatactccaTAAGCCATCTATTTATGAACTCTTATTGCTTTCTTAACTTACTAAGTAACtacatgcttttttttttcaagggCCTAGAAAGCTCTTCCCTGATATCATCTACTTAAGCAATTTCACGTCCACCATCGAGGTGGGTTTCTCTCTAACGTATAGTAATGTCTCCTCATGTTGTCCCTCATCCCCTCTCAAGGAAAATTTACGGATCTTCACCCGTTTCTACACACAATAACAATTTTACCCTACTTTTGTTCATCAGATCGTGACACCCTTACCTTTACCCTAAACCTTAAACCCCTAAAGTAGTCTAAATAGAAGTCTACCCAAACTTTCCAGTCTTCCCTCTAGCACACGGGGATCGGCCCTATGCACTGGGGACAAAGCATAGAGGTCCCTTTAGCTTGTCGTACCAGAGTGGTTCATCGTCAAAAGAAGAATAATGGGTTGTAGCATTTCCTATAAATGGATCGTTGGGCTTTCTCGTCTAAAGACAGGGGTGAGCTTTTTCACTAGAACGAAGGACGAACGAGATGAAGGAAGAGAAGGAGTAGGAGCCAAGTTTTCAACCATACGCATACCAaaatcataaagaaaataaataatttaacaattgAGGTAATTCACAAGAGCCAAGGAGGCAAAGGGATCCtataaaaaccctaaacccaatTCAATTAGGAGAATGAATTGTGCTCAAACTTGAAAAGCAATAGAAACCACCCTTGTTCACATTACCAACACAATGGTGTTCATGAGGCTTCAAGACTTCAATCCCATAATGGATGCAATCTACCTATTCTCAAATTACATCAACCAAATAGCCAACTTATGCTTCTCACAATACAGCTTCTCCATGGTTACCTCACACCCTTCCCTTTCCTTCACTGCAAGGCTACACATTTTTGGCAACTTCTGCGTCAACTATTACGTCGATAACCCTTTCTCGACCAACGTTTCCCTTCA
This sequence is a window from Cucurbita pepo subsp. pepo cultivar mu-cu-16 chromosome LG04, ASM280686v2, whole genome shotgun sequence. Protein-coding genes within it:
- the LOC111794057 gene encoding uncharacterized protein LOC111794057 isoform X1; the encoded protein is MTAAATRFDTLAITLASAYIMILTFETSTPSGRVPQSHPRALPMSPSLMVDFPKPILTQHFTIKAECFRHVLAELPLFQDLVTVTPTGSQVKFSNEFKEVILYQEAGECTIMGYEGCVDTQFKVVLNPRMFFLDLSSKTSTSIWFYRTMSAGSIMAVPTCRAYAMYYIHFPPI
- the LOC111794057 gene encoding uncharacterized protein LOC111794057 isoform X2 encodes the protein MTAAATRFDTLAITLASAYIMILTFETSRRVPQSHPRALPMSPSLMVDFPKPILTQHFTIKAECFRHVLAELPLFQDLVTVTPTGSQVKFSNEFKEVILYQEAGECTIMGYEGCVDTQFKVVLNPRMFFLDLSSKTSTSIWFYRTMSAGSIMAVPTCRAYAMYYIHFPPI
- the LOC111792828 gene encoding uncharacterized protein LOC111792828, with the protein product MDATFLFIDFIYVVADLDITEAGFSLMASNPFLRYTATLYISNDFCLNYSLMDEPHSASISLPSLRDAITVDGAAQFDTVAINLEDLDQLTLTFETLTPSGHEPYLRQNLRLYSPSEREDFGIPITTKYFIVKCDWFRHILSELPVFNDDVVCVTPMASQVIFSVVSKEIILTEEDEQCIIMGYEECVDTQFQIVLQPRMFFHNLSFETSAHVWFLRTINSGSAMLFPVVSSYVQYFIRFPPT